Proteins encoded within one genomic window of Aquarana catesbeiana isolate 2022-GZ linkage group LG03, ASM4218655v1, whole genome shotgun sequence:
- the LOC141133612 gene encoding E3 ubiquitin-protein ligase TRIM39-like — translation MASAILRAELKCSVCLNIYTDPVMLICGHNFCRLCINRVLNTQEGSGGYSCPECREMFPDRPALHKNITLRNIVEHFQSAQPDQEESGVFCTYCVDYPVPAVRSCLHCEVSLCDKHLRVHKKSPEHVLCPQNPTLSMESRKCSIHKKILEYYCTEDHTCICVSCMIGGHKGHEMESLDEASEKKKKTLRNVLQKLLIKREEMEERVQSLQKQRRKVEEKAAGDTERVTALFRDLRRHLEDLEKRVLREISGWAERISISIQDLEIKKEELSRKMCHIEELCKMTDPLTVLQESDTGDLCDTEDGDNEDREKHEKLLHDRGGLDVDGISHTLHTLSDIITEGNLYFYMQGAAHILLDVNTAHNILHISDDRKIVSTSYRNQNRPVTPERFQFYPQVLSKRSFSSGRHYWEVDVGGSDNWRVGMCYPSIERRGEESMIGYNNKSWGLQNDGDRYGVIHDSKGIFSPINVSSNRVGIDLDYEAGRISFYDLCDPIQHLHTFTTTFTEPLHAGIYVYRGCIKMCGWKREK, via the coding sequence ATGGCGTCTGCTATCCTGAGAGCTGAGCTaaaatgttccgtctgtctgaacatttatacagatcctgtaatgctgatatgtggacacaacttctgtcgGCTCTGTATTAATCGTGTGctgaatacacaggaggggtctggaggatattcctgtcctgaatgcagagagatgtttccggatcggcctgcactgcacaagaacataacactacgtaacatagtggaacATTTTcagtctgctcagccagatcaggaggagtctggggtcttctgtacttactgtgtggactatcctgtacctgctgttagatcctgtctgcactgtgaggtttctctgtgtgataaacatctgagagtccacaaaaagtccccagaacacgtcttatgtccCCAgaaccccaccttgtccatggagagcaggaaatgctccatccataagaagatcctggagtattactgcactgaggatcaTACCTGTATCTGTGTGTCTTGTATGATTGGAGGACATAAAGGACATGAGATGGagtcactggatgaggcttctgagaagaagaagaagactctgaggaatgttctgcagaaacttctgataaagagagaggagatggaggaaagagtccagagtctgcagaaacaaaggaggaaagtagaagaaaaagcagctggtgacaccgagagagtcactgccctgtttagagatctcaggagacatctggaagacctggagaagagagtcctgagggaaattTCCGGGTGGGCAGAgaggatctccatctccatccaggatctggaaataaagaaggaggagctgtccaggaagatgtgtcacattgaggagctgtgtaaaatgacggatccactgactgtcttacaggaatcagacacaggtgacttgtgtgatactgaggatggagataatgaggacagagagaaacatgagaagctcctccatgatagagggggtctggatgtggatgggatatcacacacattacacacattatctgatataataacagagggaAATTTATACTTCTATATGCAGGGAGCTGCACACATATTAttggatgtaaacacagctcataatattctccatatatcagatgacaggaaaattGTATCCACGTCATATAGAAACCAGAATCGTCCAgtaacaccagagagatttcagtttTATCCTCAGGTGTTGAGCAAacggagtttctcctcagggagacattactgggaagtggatgtcgggggatcagataactggagagtcgggatgtgttaccccagtatagagaggagaggagaggagtcaaTGATTGGATATAATAATAAGTCCTGGGGTTTGCAAAATGATGGTGATCGGTATGGGGTGATACATGACAGTAAAGGGATTTTCTCACCCATCAATGTCTCCAGTAACAGAGTcgggatagatctggattatgaggccgggcggatctccttttatgatctgtgtgacccgatccaacacctccacaccttcaccaccaccttcactgagcccctccatgctgggatatATGTATATAGAGGTTGTATAAAGATGTGTGGGTGGAAACGGGAGAAATAA